CCACACCTTGACCTGCAAACGCAGCATCACCATGGACTTGCACAGGCAATACTTGTGTGCCATCGACGTCACCACGGCGATCTTGACGTGCCCGTGCCGAACCTTCTACGACTGGATTAACAATTTCCAAATGCGATGGGTTAAATGCGAGAGACAAATGAACGGGGCCGCCTGCCGTGGTCACGTCACTTGAAAAGCCTTGGTGGTATTTCACGTCACCAGCAGGTAAATCATCGCCGTGTTTGCCTTCAAACTCAGCAAACAAATCGGCTGGGTTTTTGCCCAAAATATTCACCAAAACGTTTAAACGACCTCGGTGCGCCATGCCAATGACGATTTCTTGCACACCTTGCGCACCACCGTGTTGAATCAAGGCATCCATTGAAGCGATGAAACTTTCGCCACCTTCCAAAGAAAAACGTTTTTGCCCCACATAGCGTGTGTGTAAATAGCGTTCGATGCCTTCAGCTTCGGTCAGCTCCAACATGATGCGTTTTTTCTGTTCAGCACTGAATTGTGGTGTTGCTTTAGATGACTCCAAACGCTCTTGCCACCAGCGTTTCTCAGCAGGATCAGAAATATACATGAATTCTGCGCCCAATGTGCCGCAATACGTCGTGCGCAAAGCCTGCAGCAAATCACGCAAACTCATGGAATCTTGACCAAAATAGGTATTAGAAGTGCTGTATTTCTCATCCAAATCAGCTTCAGTCAAACCATAAAAAGAAGGCTCGAGCTCAGGGATTTCAGGACGTTCGCGGCGTTTGAGGGGATCAAGTTCAGCCCATCGAGAACCTAAGAAACGGTAAGCTGCGACCAATGATTGAACACTGACTTGTTTTTTGGCTTGACCCAAGTCTGAATTCGCAGCTTGTGCCGTCAAAAATTTGTTTTGTTTCGCACGCAACGCAAAAGACTCGATGACAGGCGCATGCGCCACATCGCGAGCATCGGTTTCGCCATTGCTTGCAGGAACATGCTGCATATTGTCAAAATATGCACGCCATTGCTCAGGTACAGAGTTGGGATTATCTAAATAGAGCTCATACAACTCTTCAACATACGGTGCATTACCGCCAAAGAGGTATGAATTTGACAAAAAGTCATTCATCATGATGGGCTTGTCCTTTCTGTGCGCAACGCACAAGGGGATTAGGGAGAACACACTCCCATTAACTTTGCGGCCATACCGCTTGGTTAATAGCCAATGTACCACTGTCTAGGTACATCGGGGGCGAGTGGAATAAACACGTCTTATTACAAAACTGAGCAATTAAACGTGAAAATCCATGAAAAATCTATATGCAACGCAGCATTCTAGCACCATATAACTTAATCAGCAAAACAGTTTTGCACCATTTTGACTCACATTTTAGATTTTGTCTCACGTTTAATTTAATTGTTTTCAAAGACTGTACGTGCCACGGGTTACACGCGCCTTACACAAGCACATCAAAGATTCCTTGCTTGGAAATTCAACACTGACAAGCCCACCAAAGCCAAAGCACTGATCCCCGCCCCCACATAAAATGTATAAGCAGCACCGAGGCCATCCCATACATAGCCTGCCAACACACTCGCAATCAACATGGCAATGCCTGTCATCAGATTAAAAAAACCAAACGCAGTACCCCGTAAATCAGCAGGCGATGCATCCACCACCATGCGCGCCAATAAACCTTGAGTCATGCCCATGTGAACCCCCCACAGCATCACACCGCACATCAACACCCTCCAATCCACAGCATTGGCAAGGCAAAAGTCTGCGGCGATCAAGACCAACAGTCCACCCGTCAGTAAACCACGGTGACTCACTTTATCCGACAAATGCCCAAAAGGATAAGCACTCAATGCATACACAGCATTCATGGCCACCATCACCAACGGCACCCAAGCCAAAGCGATACCCAGTTGCTGCGCCCGCAACACCAAAAAAGCTTCGCTGAAACGAGCCAATGTGAACACGGCACCAAACATCACCACTGCCCAATAATTTAAATCTAATCGTTTTAAATTCGTGATCGAAATTGGATTCATGCGCCGATCAAGTGCAACACTGCTTTTGGGTTCTCGAACACCGCATGCCAACACAATCACCGCCAGCACTGCGGGCACCACCGCCATCCAAAACACCGCTCGAACATCATTTTGCCAAAGCAACATCAAACCCACTGCAATCAAAGGCCCCGTAAATGCCCCCACAGTATCCAACGACTGACGCAAACCAAATGCCGCACCACGTATTTCAGGAGGCGTGATGTCCGCCACCAAGGCATCACGTGGTGCACCACGAATGCCTTTACCCACACGATCAATCAATCGCCCCGCGACAATCCAGCCCGCGGCAGGTGCAATTGCGAACAATGGTTTGCTTAAGGCACCCAACGAATACCCCAACAATGCCAAACCTTTGCGTCGACCCACAGCATCACTGATGACACCTGAAAACACCTTAATGATCAACGCCAATGACTCAGCCAGCCCTTCGAGCAGGCCCACCAGTGCAACACTCATGCCCAAACTGCCCACCATGAACAAAGGCAACAAGCTGTGAATCATTTCAGATGAAATGTCCATCAACATGCTCACACAGCCAAGAACCCAAACACCTTTTGGGATTTTTTTAAGGGTATGTAATGAATAATGCATGTTCAATCCGTGCTCATATGGTCTGCGCTCACTTAGCCGAAAACAAAGGCGCCAGCCAACGTGATTGAATCAAATTTATTTGTACAAAGACCATATTGGCCAACACCACCCACCACAATGCCCAAAACTGATGGCTGAAAAAATGAGCCCCTTGCGATACTCGAGCAAAACCAAGCAACATACCCAATACCACTGCATACCATACAAATGCACGCGCACTTAAAAAAATGGGGGGCTGAACCATGCCAAGCTTCAGTTGAGCATTCCACACATTGGGCGGCCAACCGCCAATAAATGCAAAACTCAACAAAATAAAACCACCTGAAGCATGACCTGCTGGCCAGCACGCCATATCTGAGCTCCCCCACGGTTTGACAGCGAACAAATCGGTGTATGGCCATTGACCTGCAAAATCAATTAGACTCCATGGGCATGCTTGATTGGTCCATTTCTTCAAATAAGTCACCAACAACATCGACAACAACGCCGCCAGCAATGCGGCCAACCAACGCCGCCACACCTCTTGTTGAATGCCATTGAAACCATTTCGGCGTTTAAGCCAAAGCCCCATCAACACTTGCAACAAAGCATATGCAGGAATCAACAGCAAGGCGTTTTTAAACCAGATGTGCAAAACAACTTCAACCCAACTGGTGTCGTGATTGTATAGAAATTGCCCTGTGGCACTGTTGAACAAGGCATGAGACACCCACATGTCCATCTGATGTCCCCAAGGCAACACCTCAGTAAACACCAATAAAAAGACGAAAGAGACCACAAGGCCAACCCAAACCCGTTTCAGACCTTGATGTATATTTGAATTCATTGTATTTCTTATTATTTATAAAAAAGATGTGCGTTTTTGCTCTCAATCACGTACCCAACCACGCCGAATAGGCACAGCCATCAGTGTACGATAAAGTTGCTCTAAACGAAACATCATCCCATCACCTATTTTTGGCCACAATGCGTTAACAAAGCATGCGGCGCATAAAGCCACCACCATTGAACCCAGAATATCCAGTGGAAAATGCACACCCAAATAAATGCGCGCCCAACCCACAGCCAGCGCCAACAATACAAAAAACACCCTCAAAACCCTTTGCCCCGCCAATACATACACCCATGCCACTGCGCTCGCTGTCGTCATGTGATCACTTGGAAAAGAAGCATCGGGCCCATGTTTCATAAAATTTGTTCCTAAACCCATCATGAATGGCCGGGGGTGAAACCACAGATAGGCAATCAACAGGTTCATGCCCATTGCCAACAACACCGTCAAATAAGCCATGACAACACGTGCTCTTGCTGGGCGCTCACCATACAACCACGCACACAACAAGACGATTGGAATCGCATAAGAAGCATAATGTGCCAAAAACCGCGCAAGGCTTAACATCCACGCTTCTGGATTGGGGTTTGCATTGATGATTAGAAACACACTTTGATTGAATTGTTCAACAACATTCATTCGAAACACCTTTGATCAAACATTTGATAAGGCACTAAAAATAACACATCTGGGTTAAGCGAAAATGAAGCACCCACAGTACACACACATCATTGCGCACATGAAGGAAGCGTTGCCCAGAAAAAAAAGAAAGCTTTGCACAATGCAAAGCTTTCTTTGGTTCAATGTATTGAAACTGAATCTAAAAATTAACGCGCAGACATTTTAGGCACATCACGCTTAGGTGAACCCACGAACAATTGACGCGGGCGACCAATTTTTTGATCGGGATCAGCAATCATTTCATTCCATTGTGCAATCCAACCCACTGTCCGAGCCAAAGCAAAAATGCCGGTGAACAGATCAGTAGGAATACCCAATGCACGTTGAACGATGCCTGAATAAAAATCAACGTTTGGATACAATTTACGGCTGATGAAATAATCATCAGACAATGCAATGCGCTCCAACTCCATCGCCAACTTGAACAATGGATCTTCTTGCAAACCCAACTCTGCCAATACTTCATAGCACGTTTCACGCATCAGTTTTGCGCGTGGATCATAATTTTTGTACACGCGATGGCCAAAGCCCATCAAACGCACTTCTGAATTTTTATCTTTCACTTTTTCAATGAAGCCAGGCACATTGTCGACATGACCAATCTCTTCCAACATTTTCAATGCAGCTTCATTGGCACCACCATGCGCGGGGCCCCACAAGCAAGCCACACCAGCCGCAATCGCAGCAAACGGGTTTGTACCCGATGAGCCTGCCAAACGAACGGTTGAAGTCGATGCATTTTGCTCATGGTCAGCATGCAAAATGAAAATACGATCAACAGCACGTTCAAGCACTGGATTGACCACATATTCTTCCGCAGGCACAGCAAACATCATGCGCAAGAAATTACCCGAATATGACAAATCATTTTTTGGGTACATGAAAGGTTGACCGATCGAGTACTTGTACGCCATTGCCACCAAAGTAGGCAATTTAGCAATCAAACGAATGGCTGAAATTTCACGGCTTTTTGCATCCGTGATGTCAGTTGAATCATGGTAAAACGCGCTCATTGCACCCACGGCAGCAGTCAATACAGCCATTGGGTGCGCATCACGGCGGAAGCTATTAAAAAACTGCTTCATTTGTTCATGCACCATGGTGTGGCGAATGACTTTGTGATTCACAAACTCATCTTTTTGCTCAGCTGTCGGCAATTCACCGTTCAGCAGTAAATAAGCCACTTCCAAAAAGTCACACTCTTCTGCCAACTGCTCAATCGGATAGCCACGGTAAAGCAACTCACCTTTATCGCCATCAATATAAGTGATGGTTGAATTACATGCCGCAGTTGACATGAAACCAGGATCAAAGGTGAATCGGCCTGTTTGGGCATACAATTTGCGGATGTCGATGACATCAGGACCAATTGTGCCTTCATAAATAGGCAACTCAACTGAAGGCGAGCCGTCAGAGAACGATAGCGTAGCGGTTTGGGGATTGGTACTCATGGTGCAGCTCTCCTGTAATTTAAAAATTTAAAATGTGCCATTTATGATTATGGCTTAGATACTTTTTAATAAGGTCAAGACAGTGTCTGCCAAAACCATCTCTTCCTCAGACATCACATGCTCAGCAGGATCAACTTCAGACAACGTTTTACGACCCATGATCAACTCATACAAATCATTGTCGGGCAAATCCAACAACAAATCCAGACCGTACACTTGCTCATCAGTTAAGTCATGTTCATGCACGTTAAAAAAACGTGTCATAAAAATATCATTTTCCAACAAACCACGTTTTGCTCGCCAGCGCAATCTTGCGCGGCGCACCTCGTCGGTCACTTTAAAATGGACATCATGAGCCATCTGCTTGACACCTATCTGACAAAAAATATAACAAAAAAAGAACAATCATATGCAATTTTCAAAACCAAGTAAAACACCCTATTTAAGAAAAATGCTTTGTGAC
The window above is part of the Ephemeroptericola cinctiostellae genome. Proteins encoded here:
- a CDS encoding MFS transporter, with translation MHYSLHTLKKIPKGVWVLGCVSMLMDISSEMIHSLLPLFMVGSLGMSVALVGLLEGLAESLALIIKVFSGVISDAVGRRKGLALLGYSLGALSKPLFAIAPAAGWIVAGRLIDRVGKGIRGAPRDALVADITPPEIRGAAFGLRQSLDTVGAFTGPLIAVGLMLLWQNDVRAVFWMAVVPAVLAVIVLACGVREPKSSVALDRRMNPISITNLKRLDLNYWAVVMFGAVFTLARFSEAFLVLRAQQLGIALAWVPLVMVAMNAVYALSAYPFGHLSDKVSHRGLLTGGLLVLIAADFCLANAVDWRVLMCGVMLWGVHMGMTQGLLARMVVDASPADLRGTAFGFFNLMTGIAMLIASVLAGYVWDGLGAAYTFYVGAGISALALVGLSVLNFQARNL
- a CDS encoding phosphatase PAP2 family protein, with protein sequence MNSNIHQGLKRVWVGLVVSFVFLLVFTEVLPWGHQMDMWVSHALFNSATGQFLYNHDTSWVEVVLHIWFKNALLLIPAYALLQVLMGLWLKRRNGFNGIQQEVWRRWLAALLAALLSMLLVTYLKKWTNQACPWSLIDFAGQWPYTDLFAVKPWGSSDMACWPAGHASGGFILLSFAFIGGWPPNVWNAQLKLGMVQPPIFLSARAFVWYAVVLGMLLGFARVSQGAHFFSHQFWALWWVVLANMVFVQINLIQSRWLAPLFSAK
- a CDS encoding phosphatase PAP2 family protein, with translation MNVVEQFNQSVFLIINANPNPEAWMLSLARFLAHYASYAIPIVLLCAWLYGERPARARVVMAYLTVLLAMGMNLLIAYLWFHPRPFMMGLGTNFMKHGPDASFPSDHMTTASAVAWVYVLAGQRVLRVFFVLLALAVGWARIYLGVHFPLDILGSMVVALCAACFVNALWPKIGDGMMFRLEQLYRTLMAVPIRRGWVRD
- the gltA gene encoding citrate synthase; this translates as MSTNPQTATLSFSDGSPSVELPIYEGTIGPDVIDIRKLYAQTGRFTFDPGFMSTAACNSTITYIDGDKGELLYRGYPIEQLAEECDFLEVAYLLLNGELPTAEQKDEFVNHKVIRHTMVHEQMKQFFNSFRRDAHPMAVLTAAVGAMSAFYHDSTDITDAKSREISAIRLIAKLPTLVAMAYKYSIGQPFMYPKNDLSYSGNFLRMMFAVPAEEYVVNPVLERAVDRIFILHADHEQNASTSTVRLAGSSGTNPFAAIAAGVACLWGPAHGGANEAALKMLEEIGHVDNVPGFIEKVKDKNSEVRLMGFGHRVYKNYDPRAKLMRETCYEVLAELGLQEDPLFKLAMELERIALSDDYFISRKLYPNVDFYSGIVQRALGIPTDLFTGIFALARTVGWIAQWNEMIADPDQKIGRPRQLFVGSPKRDVPKMSAR
- a CDS encoding FAD assembly factor SdhE; this translates as MAHDVHFKVTDEVRRARLRWRAKRGLLENDIFMTRFFNVHEHDLTDEQVYGLDLLLDLPDNDLYELIMGRKTLSEVDPAEHVMSEEEMVLADTVLTLLKSI